The segment ATTGAGAATGCTACTGTTCCTGTGGTGGTAGATGCCGGGATCGGTACACCCAGTGAGGCAGCACAAGCTATGGAAATGGGAGCCGATGCGCTGCTGATCAATACGGCGATCGCCCAGGCTCAAAATCCTGCGATGATGGGTCGCGCAATGGGTATGGCAACTGAGGCAGGACGCATGGCATACCTGGCAGGACGCATTCCCGTAAAGGCGATCGCCAGTGCCAGTTCACCCCTCACCGGAACGATCGCGTAAGACAGGGGTGAATGGGGAGTCGGGAATGGGGAATGGGGAAGACAGAGGGCGATCGCTCCTGTATAGCTGTAGCCACATTCGATAGGTAGGATAGCCGCGAATTCATTCGCCAGGCTCTTAAACCAAACTGGCGTTAGATTAGTCCGCAATTCCAAGCGTTCTGACCAAAGCTATAAAACTGTTTTCCTCCAGCTTTCAAAAAGATCCCCGTTTTCTTAGTACAACTCGTCGTAAATAAGGGTGGGAATTTGGGGTGCAGGGGTGGAACCCCTGGCTGGGGGCGCAGCCCCCACAGCCCCCTGGTTTTATTTCCAAACCCTATCTATGAATAGCAGTACTTAGGAAACCGGGGATCTCAGCTCAGTTAAACCCTCAAGCCTAATTCCTACAACTCAAGCTCAGTTTCAACGATGGCTTGAGCCGTGTTTTGAATTGGCGCAGGTTGCTCTGCCACAGGAGGAGATTGCAACATCGGCGTATGAGTAATGGAGTTATTTGCCAGCGTAAACAGCGGGTTCGAGAGAATTCCCGCCAGAGAGGTCGCCACAAAGGAAATCACCAGACCCACCTGCAAGGGACGCATTCCTGGCAAATTCCATTGCACTTCAGGATAGTTTTTCACCGCTTCTGACATTTCCTCTGGCTCTTTGACCACCATCATCTTGACCACACGAATGTAGTAGTAGATGGAAATCACGCTGGTGATCAGACCGATGAGAACCAACCCGTAGGCACCAGACTGCCAACCTGCCCAGAAGAGGTAGAGCTTACCGAAGAAGCCAGCCAACGGTGGAATACCGCCCAATGACAACAGACAAATACTGAGTGCCAGTGTCAACAGAGGGTCTTTCTGATACAACCCGCTGTATTCACTAATTTCATCGGTTCCGGTTCGCAAGGTGAAGAGAATGACACAGGTAAAGCCACCCAGGTTCATAAACAGGTAAACCAGGAGATAGAACACCATGCTGGAGTAGCCTGCATCCGTACCAAGAATCAACCCGATCATCAGAAATCCTGCCTGCCCAATCGAGGAATAGGCAAGCAGACGCTTCATGCTGTTTTGCGCCAGAGCCACCACATTGCCCAGCACCATACTGAGGATCGCCAATGCCGTCAAAACAAAGTGCCACTGCTCCGAAACGATGGGGAAAGCGTTGACCAGGAGGCGGACTGCCAGAGCGAACCCTGCGGCTTTTGACCCAACGGAGAGAAACGCCACCACGGGAGTGGGAGAACCTTCATAAACATCGGGTGTCCACTGGTGAAAGGGCACTGCCGCAATTTTGAAGGCGATACCCGCAATCACGAAAACCAGAGCAATCACAATCCCCAGAGAAGGTTCCTGTCCCTCAACAAACAGGTTTTCTGTGATGTAGCTCAGGCGAGTTTCACCGCCCGACAACCCATACAGCAACGAAACACCGTACAAGAAGATGGCGGAACTGGCGGCTCCAATCAACAGATATTTCAGGGCTGCTTCGTTGGAGCGGGGGTCGCGCTTCATGTAGCCCGTCAGCAGGTAAGAAGAAATACTGAGGGTTTCCAGGGAAACGAAAATCATGACCAGTTCGTCTGCTCCAGAGAGGAACATTCCGCCCAGGGTTGCCGTAAGGAGAATAGTAATGAATTCAGCCAGGGAGGTGCCCGATTGCTCGACGTATCGCACCGACATCAGGATGGTGAAGACCGCCGAGGAGGCAATAATGCCCCGAAAGATGACACTGAAGGTATCGCTGTGGAAACCACCTAAGAAGGAGATGGGGTTAGCCACATCCCACTGGAAATAGAGGGCAACGATCGCCCCCAAAAGTCCGGCGATCGCCACATAGGGAGTCCATCGAGCAGACGATCGCCCAACGATTAAATCACCCACCAGAACGACCATCAGGGTTGCAATTACAATTCCCTCCGGTAAAATCGTTCCGGCATTTAACTGAGCTGCAAGGGTGTCAAAGTCCATAAGAATCTGGAAGCTTGAGCGGTCGGCAAAAATAAAGTGAGAGAACTCAGGGGCAGGTTCACTAAAACCCAGAATGGATTAATGGGATGAATTATCAAAAAGACATGATAATCACCATTAATCTCATCCCAATGTTGTAAGCACAAACGCTACAACAAATGCAAGATGGAACCGAGGAGCTTAGGAGCAAAGTCCTTTCGAGAGGGAAAAACCTTCCCAAAATGACGGTTTGAGCTTCCTAAACGCTATCTCAAAACTTGATAAATGTACCAACTCCGGGTGAAATTCAAGAAATTCGAGATCAGGCTGACAGTTCACATCTCCCAAGCGGGAAAGCTGCACTAAGTGCAATCATACCGCGCCATGCTTCTAGCTCTGTTGCAAATCAATGAATTCCATCTTTGTTTCTGCCGATATGGTCTATAAGTAGAGATCTATAGACACCACAAACTCACACCAGGGCAAGGAAAACTTCCTGGTGAATTGTTTAAGTTTAATTAGGATTACTTAGGATTGCTATATTCCATGAGGTTACACTGTTGCATCGAATCGATTCCCTCGCTAGGTTGGAATTTGAGAGTCTAGAATCATTTGTCAAGTGCTGATCTCACTTTGCTCTCTTGCCTGAATTGCGTAACCAACGTTTCCTTAAAGCGTGACCGAAGCCCATGTCAACTCTCGTCATCGTTGAATCTCCGACTAAAGCCAAAACAATCCGTAACTATTTGCCCAGGGGCTACCGAGTAGAAGCGTCTATGGGTCATGTGCGTGATTTGCCGCAGTCTGCCAGTGACATTCCGGCAAACTACAAAGGTGAGGATTGGGCAAAGATCGGGGTCAATGTCGATGCCAACTTTGAACCACTTTATATTATTCCTCAAGATAAAAAGAAAGTGGTCAAATCGCTGAAAGATGCGCTCAAAGAAGCCAATGAGCTAGTCCTGGCGACTGACGAAGACCGTGAGGGTGAAAGCATTAGCTGGCACTTGCTTCAGGTATTGCAACCGAAAGTGCCCGTCAAACGCATGGTGTTTCACGAAATCACCGAAGAAGCCATTCAGGAAGCCTTGAGGAATTGCCGGACGGTAGATGAGCAACTGGTTCACGCTCAGGAAACTCGCCGCATCCTCGATCGCCTCGTGGGTTACACCCTTTCTCCGCTGCTCTGGAAGAAGATTGCCTGGGGGCTCTCTGCTGGGCGGGTGCAGTCAGTAGCCGTCCGACTGATTGTTAAACGAGAGCGCGAACGCCGTGCCTTCCGGAAAGGTACCTACTGGGATCTCAAGGCAATGTTGAGCCACGACAACACTCCCTTTGAGTCTCGTCTGGTGACCCTCGGAGGAACTCGCATTGCCACAGGCAGCGACTTTGATGAATCCACCGGGCAAATTATGGCAGGACGGCAAGTTCTCCTGCTCAACGAAGAAGAAGCCAGGGCATTGCAAGATCGTCTGGCAGACAGCACCTGGACAGTGACGAATTTGGAGGAACGCCCCTCCACTCGCAAACCCTCACCTCCCTTCACCACCTCAACCCTGCAACAGGAAGCCAACCGCAAACTGCGTCTATCGGCGCGGGAGACGATGCGAACCGCGCAAAGCCTCTATGAGCAGGGCTACATCACCTACATGCGAACAGACTCGGTGCATCTGTCGCAACAGGCGATCGCCGCTGCCCGGAGTTGTGTTGAGGCAATGTACGGCACTGCCTACCTCAGCCCTCAACCGCGCCAATATGCCACCAAGAGCAAAGGTGCCCAAGAGGCACACGAGGCGATTCGTCCCGCCGGAAGCACCTTCCGCACGCCGCAGCAAACAGGCTTGAGCGGTCGGGAATTGCAACTTTATGACCTGATCTGGAAGCGTACCGTTGCCACCCAAATGGCAGAAGCACGGCAAACCCACGTTACCGTTCAGCTTCAGGTCGAAGATGCTGGGTTCCGCGCCACCGGAAAGCGCATCGACTTTCCCGGTTTCTTCCGCGCCTACGTCGAGGGGTCAGACGATCCCAATGCGGCGATTGAGAGTCAAGAAGTGATTCTGCCAACCCTAACCGTTGGGGATCACCCCGAATGCCAGGACTTGGAGGCGATCGCCCACGAAACTCAACCCCCAGCTCGCTACACGGAAGCGTCTCTGGTCAAAACCCTGGAGAGCGAAGGGATCGGACGACCCAGCACCTACGCCAGCATCATCGGTACGATCATCGATCGCGGCTATGTCCAGATGATCAGTAACAGTTTGGTGCCCACATTCACAGCGTTTGCAGTGACTCGGTTGTTGGAAAACCACTTTCCCGATCTGGTAGACACTAGCTTTACCGCTCGCATGGAGCAAACCCTGGACGAAATTTCGACGGGTGAGGCGGAGTGGCTCCCTTATCTGAAGCAGTTTTATCTAGGTAGCTCTGGTCTCGAAACTCAGGTTAAACAGCGTGAAAGCCAGATTGATCCTACTGAGGCACGGGCGATCGACCTGGAGGGGTTAGACGCCAAAGTGCGGATTGGTCGCTATGGAGCCTACATCGAAGTTGACAATGGTGAGGAGTTGGTCAAAGCCAACATTCCGCAAAACCTCACCCCATCTGACCTCGACCCTGAACAGGTCGAAGTTTTATTGCGGCAGAAGATCGAGGGACCCGACAAAATTGGCTTTCACCCTGAGACTGGTGAGCCGATCTATCAACGCATTGGTCCCTACGGTCCCTATGTGCAGTTAGGAGATGAGACAACCGAGAATCCCAAGCCGAAACGTGCCTCTCTTCCTAAAGGGATGAATCCACAGGAGCTCACCTTAGAACAGGCGGTCAACCTGCTCTCACTCCCCCGAACGTTGGGATTGCACCCCGATACCGGGCGCAAGGTGCAGGCAAACCTGGGGCAATACGGTCCCTACATTGTTCATGACCTGGGCAAGGACGAGGATGGCAAAGTCAAAAAAGACTATCGATCGCTCAAGGGCGATGATGATGTCTTCACCATTACCTTCGAGCGGGCATTGGAGCTTCTGGCAGAGCCAAAACTGGGACGGGGTCGGGGCAAAACAGCCACTCCGTTGCGCGAGTTGGGTGCTCACCCAGAGGATGGTGAACCCGTCAACATCTACAACGGTCCCTATGGTCCCTACATCAAACATGGCAAAATCAATGCCTCACTCCCTGAAGGAGCCAAAGTAGAGGATATCTCGATGGAGGCAGCCGTCAAAGCATTAGCAGAAAAAGCAGGCACCAAAGGGAAGGGTAGTAAAGCGCGATCGAGTCGTGCTAGCCAGTCTGAGGCGGCAGGTAAGACCAAAGCGGCGGCAAAACCAAAAGCGACAGGTACGGCTAAAAAGACAGCGGCTAAGAAAACCACTGCCAAAAAGACCACAACTACCAAAACGACTAAAACCACAAAATCGACTCGTTCAGGGACGAGCCGAAAATCGGCAAAGTCGTCTGAGTAACAGGATGGGGAGTGGGGAATAGGAAGAAAGGGGGTTGATTCCAACCCTGTTTATCGACGCCTGGAGGAGGTTTAAGCCTCTTTTGCAAAACTGGTTTCTTAGGAGTCCTCTCAGCTCCTTAAATCCTTTAATTCTGGGGGACTTTGAGTTCTCCCAAACATCTTGTCACTACCAAAAGCACGCGAACTGGGTACAGATGCGAAGCGCGCCTTTGGGTTAACTCAAACACCTTCTGCTAGGGGGTTTGGGGGAGGTAGTGGCGTCCCCCAATGGGGGGTTGGGGGAGACTCCCCCAACGCCTGGTTTCAAGCGATTGAAACAACCAAACCTCTGATTTAGGGAGAAGCAGAGATCTCTATACTCAGTAGCCTTTCTAAGGAGGTTTGGGGAGGGTTGAAGGGTTTTAGAACACTGCCTAGCGATCGCCAAAATGCTGTTTACAGGTCGCTAAGATAGTGTGGTCGTTGTCACTTACACTTTCCAGTGAGTGATACCCCGGAATCGTGGTAGTAGCAACGGCTGAACCTTGAGAGTTTGCTAGGGAGGCGTTGTGTTGCACGGCAACGGTATAGGGGTAACTCTCCTGGTCATAGCTGGCTGCCATGGTCAGTTGCATCTGATTGGGGCGTAACTCTCCCTGGAAGCAGTCAAACGACGAAGAGGGCATATAAAACGCGCCCACAATGCGATCGCGATTGACCTCAAAAACCACATACGTAGAACCAATCTGCTCAGCTTCAGGCGATTGTCCATACAGATAAACACCATCAGGCATAACCGCTTGAGTTGTTGCCTCAACAGAGGACTCAGCAGATGGATGAGATAGATGATCAGGAACCTCTGCACCCTGCGCCGTGAATCGGGGCACTCCATCAACGGATACCACTAAGGCAATGGTAAAGAGCAAACCAGTTATAGGTTTTTCTAAGCGTTGCCATAGAGTACGTCTACGAGGAGATGCACAGGGGGTAGATGAGTGACGCGATTGATTGGACATAGCTGTAGTTAAGGGGCATCTGATGTCAATCAATATCTCGTGTTTCAGGATAAAGCCTCGTGATTGAAACCCTCTTTGTCTGGTGATCTTTTCACTCTGATTGAGTGATTGAGCACAATATGCAGGAATGATTTAAATCACAATTAGCTGTAATGAGCTAACGCACACCAATGATGGTACTTACCTCACGTTTGAGATTAAGACTTTGGCAGCTTAGATCGCTGCTATCAGAGAAACAATCAATCTCTGTCAGTTCAGCCCACAGCAAGGTGATTCCATATACACAAAGAAAAGTGAATTGGAGTTTAATCCCTTAAATCCCCCAACCCTGAGGGGCTTCAAACCAGTTTCCCCCCAATTTGGGGGGCTAGGGGGGCGAAGCAAAAATTCTTCACCTGTATGAAACCACCCTGCTGTCAGTTCAGCCCACAGGGGATCATCGGTAGTTTGTGAATCCACTCGCCGGGCTTCCTGACCAAACTGACGTTATTTATTAGGGATTGCCCTAGTATGGAAATCATTTAGTCATCGATCGTTTAATATTGCTAACTTAAGAGATGTTTCTAAATGTAAAGTTTAAGCCTCTATATTCAGGAACATTCTTCCATGAGCTATCATTCATCATTCAATATTCAATACAGTATTCATAACAGTCATAAAAGGCATTCAGGGGAGCGAAGAGGCTTTATGGCGGAACAAGATCGGGAACGCTGTTTGAAAAGCCTGACATGGGCGATCGAACAGTTAGAGGGTAAAGCCGACCCAAAGCAACTAGAGAAAATTGCCAATCTGATCATTCAAACCATGACCGGACCCTGGCGATTTTTTCATACCCCAGAGCATATTTTTGAAGTCGGGGGAGACGAAAATGCCGTTGAGGTATTGGCGGCTTTGTTTCACGATCTGGTTTATGTCCAAGTCGATCAGGGTGTTAGCGTCAATATCAGTTGCTATATTTCCGCCTTTGTTAAAGAAGAGTCCCATCAATTAATCATTCGTGAGCAAGCCGAACTGCGTCCCGATCGCATGTTTGAGTTGATCATGGCGATCTTTGGTTTCTCACCCGCTCAAGCCCTCTCACCTATGGCAGGGCAGAATGAGTTTTTGAGTGCAGTCATTGCAGCAAAGGCGTTGGAGCACATGTTACCCACCTCAGCGATCGCCGAGGTCGCTGCTTGCATCGAGGCAACCATTCCCTTTCGACCCAAATCGGAGGATGGAGTTAGCGCGTGCGATCGCCTCTACGAACGTCTCCGCACCACTAACTCAACCTTTGAACTGGGTTGGAGCGATGACAAGGTGATTGAAGTCATCAAACGGGCAGTGCGAGTCGCCAATCGCGATGTAGAAAACTTCGCCTCCCCCAGTTCAGCCCACTTTCTAGACAACACCTGGAACCTTCTACCCGAAACCAACCATCATCTGGCAACCCCTAACTCTTATACCGTTCACGGCTATCGCACCTCCCTACAAAAGATGGAAGGCTTTATGAACTTCCTCAAACCTGAAATCGTATTTCAACAATTTGGCGAGGAACCTGCTTCAGAAACCTACCAACGATTGATCGACAATACGCGCAGAAATTTGGAAGCGGCAAAGCTCTATCTAGGTGCAAAACTGGTGTCGATCGCCATCATTGAGGCTCTGTCGTTTCGCATCGGACGAGACATCCCCATCTCAACCATGATGGGTGAGTTACCGTCTCCCGAATACTCCACTCCCCAGTTAGAGCACTTCATTCCAGAAGTCACTCAGCATCATTCACTCAACACTGATCTAGAGCGGGAAGTCTTGGAACTTCTTGAAAAAGGGCGCAGTTCTGACTCTTCCTATGATGTGAAAAACTCCCCCATTGCCACCTATGTTGTCAAGCTAGTCGGCTTCAGTGAAGTCAGACAATTAATTGAGCATGCCAAGGACTTCTTCAAGGGCAACATTACAGCGGAAGACTTTCTTGCCCTTTGTAACCCTGACGTGGTGAAAGCCGTCACTCATGGAGTAATTCAACTCTTTAGAAGTCGTGAAGTTGCGCTCTCTGAGCCTAATCGAGTGTTGGTTTAGAGGGAAAGGATGAAGGGTAAAAAAGAAGAAGGAAAACCGAAAAAAGAATTCAGGAGAGAGCTAAGGGGATCAAGGATCTAGAAATAGGGGCTAGATCTCTGATTTCTCGTCGAGCATCCTTAAAAGTGTCTAAGTTTTCCATCCCAGAAATTGGGGATTTGGGAAGTCATACGTGGGTTCATTCCCCTACTCTTCTACTCCCCTACTCCCTACTTCCCCAGCAACGATCAGACTCACAAATTGGATAGGTCGGTTGATAGGTGCTACCACGCTTCCCAAAGATGGCATAACGGTTATCTCGAATGAATTCATAGAGGCGATCGCCCCCCATCTTTAACCCCGGCACCGCCCGATAAGCTGCTACAGCCAGATCTGCCGCTGGAAACAACCGTCCAATCTCTTCCGCAGCCGCGCTTCCCTGCCAGCGTTGCTCTGGCACATCTGCATTAATCAAGATCATTCCCTGCTCACAGGCTTCAGGTGTGATCCCCAGGCGATCGAGCATTGCTTCATCTTGCATTGGAGTGTACTGAAACCGCTCTCCTCGATCCAGTGTTTCTAACAACCGAACCAGATTGACACACAAATTACAATTGCCATCGTAGACAACGTGATACATAAGTAAAGAATTAGTAAGTTATATGAGAACGTCTTATCCTGTCAGGACACACGCCGATTTCTCCAACTCCTTAATTTTAAGGGATCTTCCATAGAGTGTTTGCCACACTGGGTGAACCAGAGAAACTTAATTCAACCGTTACAATGCGCCTCCTTTTTTACCTTTGTTAATATCTGGCAAACTATTTTTCAGACGAGTTAGCATTCTTGATGAAACGCTTCATCCGCCAGATCAGGTAAAAAATTTCCAATTAGGCCGACAAATTGTCCGCTCACTAGACGCACTCGATTGAACACATGCCATTGATGCGTTGCACTTTCAAAAACAATCTTTTTTCGCCGCAAACGCTATAGAAACAATAGCGTTTTCTTAACCTAGGCTTTACTCTCAGGGTGTATTGTTCAACAGGAAACCTTGTGAAATAACCCTCAGAAACTAAGCGAATCAAAGGATTTTTATGTTGTTCAAGAGTCGTCCAATGCGCCTAGCTTCAACTTTGTCATTAGTTGTTCTCCTAGGAAGTTTAGCCGCCTGTGCCAGCGGTGGAGATCAAACTGCTACAACTGAATCACCTGCTGCTACCGACACCGCTGCGTCACCCGCCTCTGACCTCAGCGGCGACATCCTGGTAGACGGCTCCAGCACCGTCTTCCCCATTGGTGAAGCAATGGCAGAAGAATTTATGGCTGCCAACCCCAACGTCCGTGTAACAGTAGGAACCTCCGGTACGGGCGGTGGTTTTGAGAAGTTCTGCAACGGTGAAACCGTTGTCTCCAATGCTTCCCGTCAGATTAAAGACGAAGAAATTGCACTCTGCCAGGAAAAAGGGGTCGAGTTCATCGAGCTGCCTGTGGCATATGACGCTTTAACCGTTGTCGTCAATCCTCAAAACGATTGGGCAACCTGCTTGACCACCGATGAATTGAAGACGGTGTGGGAACCTGGTGCTCAAGGCACTGTTACAAACTGGAATCAAGTTCGGGCTGATTTCCCCGATGCTCCCCTTGATCTCTTTGGACCTGGAACTGACTCCGGTACCTTTGACTACTTCACTGATGAAATTAACGGTGAAGAAGGTGCTAGCCGGGGTGACTTCACCGCTAGTGAAGACGACAACGTCCTGGTCCAGGGTGTTGAAGGTGACGTAAACGCATTAGGCTACTTTGGCTATGCCTACTATGCAGAAAACCAGGATCGCTTGAAGGCAGTCGAGATTGACTCTGGCAGTGGTTGTGTTGCTCCCAGCCCCGAAACCGTTGTAGACGGCACCTATACTCCGTTGTCCCGTCCGCTGTTTATCTATGTCAGCAAGCAAGCGGCTGATGAGCGTCCTGAAGTGAAGGCATTTATTGACTTCATGCTTGACCCTGCCAACAAAGGTTTCGTCGAAGAAACCGGATACGTACCGATGGCAGACGACATCTATACTCAAGTGAAGGAACGCTTTGAGAAGGGTGAAACTGGTAAAACTGAAAGCTAGTTTCCTTTGAAAGATTATCGAGCCAGTTGTTCGATCATCTGGCTCGATGCTCTAGCAACTGTTAACCCAGTTGATCCAAGGGGGGTGGGAGACTTCCTTTCCAATGCAACCCCTCCTAACGAACCATTCAGTTGCTGGATTCCATTTTTTTAGAAGTTAAGACACACTGATTGGGTCAGAGCGTTCAGATCCTCAGGATTTTTTGACAAACCTCTTTTTATCCGTTAAAGCGACCCAAATCACGCTTCAACTTCTATTAGAATGTAACGGTGTATACATAAAAACGTCAGGATAGCTCTA is part of the Oscillatoria sp. FACHB-1407 genome and harbors:
- a CDS encoding NAD(P)H-quinone oxidoreductase subunit N; this encodes MDFDTLAAQLNAGTILPEGIVIATLMVVLVGDLIVGRSSARWTPYVAIAGLLGAIVALYFQWDVANPISFLGGFHSDTFSVIFRGIIASSAVFTILMSVRYVEQSGTSLAEFITILLTATLGGMFLSGADELVMIFVSLETLSISSYLLTGYMKRDPRSNEAALKYLLIGAASSAIFLYGVSLLYGLSGGETRLSYITENLFVEGQEPSLGIVIALVFVIAGIAFKIAAVPFHQWTPDVYEGSPTPVVAFLSVGSKAAGFALAVRLLVNAFPIVSEQWHFVLTALAILSMVLGNVVALAQNSMKRLLAYSSIGQAGFLMIGLILGTDAGYSSMVFYLLVYLFMNLGGFTCVILFTLRTGTDEISEYSGLYQKDPLLTLALSICLLSLGGIPPLAGFFGKLYLFWAGWQSGAYGLVLIGLITSVISIYYYIRVVKMMVVKEPEEMSEAVKNYPEVQWNLPGMRPLQVGLVISFVATSLAGILSNPLFTLANNSITHTPMLQSPPVAEQPAPIQNTAQAIVETELEL
- the topA gene encoding type I DNA topoisomerase; protein product: MSTLVIVESPTKAKTIRNYLPRGYRVEASMGHVRDLPQSASDIPANYKGEDWAKIGVNVDANFEPLYIIPQDKKKVVKSLKDALKEANELVLATDEDREGESISWHLLQVLQPKVPVKRMVFHEITEEAIQEALRNCRTVDEQLVHAQETRRILDRLVGYTLSPLLWKKIAWGLSAGRVQSVAVRLIVKRERERRAFRKGTYWDLKAMLSHDNTPFESRLVTLGGTRIATGSDFDESTGQIMAGRQVLLLNEEEARALQDRLADSTWTVTNLEERPSTRKPSPPFTTSTLQQEANRKLRLSARETMRTAQSLYEQGYITYMRTDSVHLSQQAIAAARSCVEAMYGTAYLSPQPRQYATKSKGAQEAHEAIRPAGSTFRTPQQTGLSGRELQLYDLIWKRTVATQMAEARQTHVTVQLQVEDAGFRATGKRIDFPGFFRAYVEGSDDPNAAIESQEVILPTLTVGDHPECQDLEAIAHETQPPARYTEASLVKTLESEGIGRPSTYASIIGTIIDRGYVQMISNSLVPTFTAFAVTRLLENHFPDLVDTSFTARMEQTLDEISTGEAEWLPYLKQFYLGSSGLETQVKQRESQIDPTEARAIDLEGLDAKVRIGRYGAYIEVDNGEELVKANIPQNLTPSDLDPEQVEVLLRQKIEGPDKIGFHPETGEPIYQRIGPYGPYVQLGDETTENPKPKRASLPKGMNPQELTLEQAVNLLSLPRTLGLHPDTGRKVQANLGQYGPYIVHDLGKDEDGKVKKDYRSLKGDDDVFTITFERALELLAEPKLGRGRGKTATPLRELGAHPEDGEPVNIYNGPYGPYIKHGKINASLPEGAKVEDISMEAAVKALAEKAGTKGKGSKARSSRASQSEAAGKTKAAAKPKATGTAKKTAAKKTTAKKTTTTKTTKTTKSTRSGTSRKSAKSSE
- a CDS encoding thiol-disulfide oxidoreductase DCC family protein, with the translated sequence MYHVVYDGNCNLCVNLVRLLETLDRGERFQYTPMQDEAMLDRLGITPEACEQGMILINADVPEQRWQGSAAAEEIGRLFPAADLAVAAYRAVPGLKMGGDRLYEFIRDNRYAIFGKRGSTYQPTYPICESDRCWGSRE
- a CDS encoding PstS family phosphate ABC transporter substrate-binding protein; translation: MRLASTLSLVVLLGSLAACASGGDQTATTESPAATDTAASPASDLSGDILVDGSSTVFPIGEAMAEEFMAANPNVRVTVGTSGTGGGFEKFCNGETVVSNASRQIKDEEIALCQEKGVEFIELPVAYDALTVVVNPQNDWATCLTTDELKTVWEPGAQGTVTNWNQVRADFPDAPLDLFGPGTDSGTFDYFTDEINGEEGASRGDFTASEDDNVLVQGVEGDVNALGYFGYAYYAENQDRLKAVEIDSGSGCVAPSPETVVDGTYTPLSRPLFIYVSKQAADERPEVKAFIDFMLDPANKGFVEETGYVPMADDIYTQVKERFEKGETGKTES